The sequence GTCATTGAGAGGTATGTTTTCCTGAAAGGTCTTAATGGagattttgtcactttttcagTGTATGAGGCAGGTAAGGGTATTAAGACAGGCACCACCACCCCCCAGACACCTGCCTACCCTCCATACTTTGTCTCTGGTGTCCCAACTATGGTGCCCATCGCTCCCCCCTCCCTGGTGGACAAGATGTCCTCTGTCCCCCCCTCAGATGGCAGCATACTAACAGCAGGTAAGATTTTGATCATTTGTAGTGAGAGATCCTGAaagaccctgttcagacctggtgaTGACATTTGTCCTGAGTGATACGATTACAAGTGGACAATGCATCCTCTCTGATATTATGTAGGTATATAGGTAGTTTCTCTCTGTACCTGTCACTTGGGCTAATAAACAGACACATGCAAACACCTTTATAacagacacattaaaacatattttttcctCTGGCAAATAGTAGTTAGTAGATAGAAAGACATCTATCTCAGCACAAGAAAGTCAGATAGGATAGAAAGTGGTCACAGGAGATATACATGTGATGCTCATGAAGACACTCTCCCCTTTTGATTGGATCTCTCTGGATCAATGTTGATGCCAGGTCTGAACGGGTCAAAGACTAAATCAAAAAGACACCAGACAATATACAAAAAGAGTAGTCCGCACTGAACACATGTACAAAGGTTTCTTTATGCTGACGGGTCAAGTGTGTATCTCCAGTCCCGATGCATGCTGTAGGTGTTCCCTACCGTGTGCCATCATCTCAGGATCAGAACTCTCTCAGGGTGCTACAGTATGTAGAGAAACAACTGGCTCACTTCAACCCTGCGAGGTCGTCCAACCACCAGTGTAAGCGTCATACAACTCATCCTGGCTTCATCCTCTTGAAAGTCTGCCAGGATTTGTCAATGGAAAGAGACTGCATGctccattgtttttctttcttctgctgATGGTTTCTCTTTGGCTGTTTATTCTCTTGAGCTTGTCTTTGCATGCCTCTCTACACAagctttttgcattttgaatgtCTTGTAGTAGCAGTAGCTGGTGTGCATGGCTTGTTTCTTACTTCAAGGAATAGTTTTAACAGTTCTTATTCCAATTATTGTAATATCTTGCAGACCTTTCTTCATTTGAAGTGTCTtccatttcattaaaaatgctTATTTCTCTCTTCAATGTTTCTTCATTGGTGAATCCCCTGACCTGTTCAGCTTGCAGTCTGTCAGAGCTGAGCTCCCTCCATGATGGGGAACCTGGCTTTCGTCAAACATACCGAAACATCCAGCTGAAAGCTCTGCCCACCATCCCCGACCATAACCCTCAGCCTGAGCCGCAGCGCTACCGCGAGAACCGGAGCCCGGAGCCGCAACATTATCATAACAAGGTCCCGTCACCCCAGCGTCATCGTGATGAGCACAGCTCAGAGCCCCGGCGGTGCCAGGAAGAACCTCCCGACTCTCCTCTGCGACGGTACAGCAACGATCCTCCGTCCTCTTCGCAGTCTCGCAGGCTTGGCCGTGATCAACAGAAACAGAACCACATCAAGGAGGACAATCACAACAGGTACAGACATGTCTGAATGCAAAGATTCCTATAGGGTGGGTCATTCTTTCTGTAGCCGCATGTCCCTAGGAGTCTGCTAGGGTGTGCGTGAGTATTTCATCATCAGTTTGAGTCAGCATGGTTAGAGCATGCTCTATGCACAGCTCATGGACAGTAACCATGTGGATGCAGAACCTATAACCCAAGTTTACATGACacacccagagaaaacacacattacaccCTGTGTTCTCTTGTCCTCGCACTCTTTTGCAGGTGGAACCCTCGTTCGGAACATCTGCAAAGAAAAACGTACCGTACTGCAGGACGCTCCGGCTCTCTGGAAGAGCTAGAGGAGTTTGCTAGCTGTTACAagcagagaggaggcagaggggcagggaaggaggaggaagagcatgGAGACTATGAGAGGGAGTTTCTTGAGTACAGTCGATATCCTTCCTACCGCAATGGTCCATCACAGCATTACTACAATGATGAAAATGGGCTTGATGACAACGGGGACCATGAAGATCATCCCAGACAGAGCAAGAAAAATGAACGTAACATAAGCCCACTTTCTTCACCGCAAAAGAGGAAGGGGATAAGGGATAGTGACCATcctgctccacctcctctcaGAGTCCATCCGCCGTCAACTTCCTCTCAAGAGAAAGACTATGACGGCACGTTCCTGAACAGCCTGCTGGACCGTAAGTCTAAGTTGCGTGGAGTTGGCCAGGGGAAGAGTGGGTCCCGGGGTGAGGAAGATTCAGACACACCCTCAAAGAGCAGCTCCAAAAAGAGCAGCGGGGAATCTAGTCGGCACTGCAGCCGCTCACCCAGTAATAGGCCTGAGGTAGATTCACTGTCTCCATACCCAGACACAGCGAGAAGCAGAACTGACCGGCCAACTCCGCGGCCGCTCCCCGCAAACCTGTGCCTCTCTCAGCCTCATGCTTTCTCCCAAACCAATGGcagagaggaaaccagagacaAATCCGTCAAAGTGGTATGTTGCATTCAAGCCTGTTTTGTGGTAATGCTAACTCAAGTAAATGAAACGCAGTGTTTGTTAGGTCTCTACAGGAACCAGGGACTAAATATATTCccagctgcagggacagaaCTCTCTGATGATTTGGGAACATCTGGGGGTAATGAGTGTAGTATGAAAATATGGATGAGGCAATATTTCTTGGCTGGTTTCTTGAGAAACAGTAGATAGACGTAAACAAGAGTCTgaacacagaagctgctgctttCGTTATAATGTCTCAAGATTGTACTCACTTATACTTATTAATATTGACATTATGAAAAGTAAGACAGTATCCAAGTCCAAACTGCTGCTTTAAGCTGATGCTAATTTTACTGACACATGTTCTAAATCAGAAGATCTATAGCCAGCGTGTAGGCTGCACAGTTTTCATGAACCCTGGCCTGCACTGTGAGTGTTATCATGTGAACAGGATTATGGAGGGAGCTCTAgctggatgtttttattttttttattttgtatttcaaacCTGATTATAAAAATTGTGTGTCACATCATAGTCTTTCACCAGTGTAGGCCTCCAGTAAGTGCTCTTGTTGTACTTTTGACAGGTCAGGTTCAGAGTCTACCAGAATGAGAACTAGGTAGAATACTCCCTTCAATATCCAACTACTCTCTATAACAATCATAACTGGGTGTCTCCTCCCTATAGGACCTGGGTCGAAATGTATTCAACATCAGCAGAAATCtgcaaattataataataatgttgtttttttaaattaaattaaattaaattaaattaaattaaagttgaaAAAGTTGAAAGTTGCAGTTTGTCCCAGGTTCGACTGTCCTATAATAATCTCCTTTGGCTAATATCCACAGCCCATAACATGGTTTGCTGGCGGTGTTTTACGGCAGTTGGCGACCATAATGTTGCactactgccccctgctggataCAGTCATCTTACATTTAtgtcaacaataacaataactgtgTGCCTTATGCACAAATATTAGGATATCAGTGATTAAACCTATTAAGAATGTATTAATTCATTAACCAACAACATATAATGTCTGAATGTCATTTCTCTGGAGCTCACATACTGTGTAGTTACGACCTGTACCAGCAGAGGGTGCACTTCAACCAAAGCACTAATGTAATTAGCAGAAAAAGAAGTCAAATGTGGAATCTAGCAACATCTTACACCAGTATTGTTGCGAATATGCCCAGATtaatttcacttttcaaaataaagtgacaaCATAACTGAATACATACAATATGTTCATCATTTCTTTGtgaaatggagcaaagaaagcagaaaatattcacatttaaaaagctgaaaaaacagaaagcttgtttggattattatataaaaaaaatcaatgtttatcaaaatagttgatgattaataatcgattgaCTGGATAATCGTTGCAGCTCTGAATCTGACATTACGATGCCTATTTTAGCCACATTCAGGATTTGGTGGCATACGCGCGTTTCATGAAACACGTGAGACTTGGCATACTACTCTACTCCAAGTACGATAAACGAAGGCCAGCGTGCGTAAACATCGTTGTTTTAACTCGCTGCTGTTGTCTTGATCGTTGACCCTTCTCTATCCTCGACAGAACACTCTTCTCAGCCGAGATTCCCTCATTGTCTGATCGACTAAAAGCTGCACAGAGACTGAAATCCCGGAGCAGACAGCAGAGCGTTACTGCCGCGACGCACAACACAATTGACCCTGAGCGTGGAACGCTGACTCAGTCCTGATATGTGACGGAATGGACAACAGATAACGCAACTCTGAGTCTCCGGGGCTTTCTTGCCTGACATCACCGGGCGATGAAGTCATCGCTGCTCAGTTTCTGTCACTGGCTGCCTCACGCACGTCTCAGCTGGACTAACAGTGGGTGAACTCGTTGGTGGGTGTGTGACTCAGCTTGACTCTGTCTCTCCGTAAGACGCTCTGAAGTAGAGGGACGGACTCTACGCCTGTAGCACAATGAATGCATTCAGAAAGCATATATCACTACACCATTATTGGAAAGGACAGTCTATAGTTGTCATTCAGCCAATTCttaacattaaaatcatttaaatattaagtAAAGCTGAAGTGCTAACCAGTATTACCAAATGTTGatatgatattgatattgactACACACcatttccaactggaaactgaagtccATAAACCGTTCCGCACAAAATTCCACAGACAAAACTGTCATTTTTCGCTTGTAAGTGCCCAGATGTTTTTAATCTGCTCTTCCCTCCAAACACAGATTTACtccgtggactttggtgcaggagattGACAGATTTTTAAGCTTCGGTTTCCAGCCAGATAAGAAACTCTCTTAAGTAAGATATCTTCGACCTAAGCAGTCATAGATTTGATTGAagacatgttttcactgagatgCATTTGTCAGTACTTCATACAACCACGCAACAAAGGAACCGGAATTATccttttaaaggtacagtatgcaCGTTTTGGAAACCTTTTCTAATATTCTAAAATAttagaaaagaggaaaaacgcTCATTCATCATTAGAATTacagtgtatactgtatatattcgaAAGTATCACAGCACACAAACCCTTTAGTATAGTTTAAAGCAATGTTACAGCGTAAACAAAGCTCTAAAGAAGCCAAAAAAGATGTGTACCCAAACTGTAGCAGTCACAAAATTATAAACTGTAATTGAATCAGTTTGAAATGATATTATGTGGGATTAATGCCAAATACAGAGAGCTGCATGGACAAAATGATCAACTAATGGATTCATTCTGCTAATATCATCTTTATACTGTATCTGTTACTTAATTCTTCGCTCATGAAGTCCTATGTGATTGGAACCGTTCATTTTcttgtattaaatgtattagtATTTGCACAACACGACTCTAAGGGAACTGAAACTAAACCTTGATGacattttgtacaattttttttttattcttcaaaaTATTGAACTACcttctgtatttatgtgtgagGTGTGATATGATCCTTGTAATGTGGAAATGATCGTGTTTGTCTCAAACACTCCAGTGTGACTGTGTACATAAGATGATGAAGTGTCTTTGGTTTGATTTCTGTCTTTCAGCCTTTTCTTATCGCTGCTGAGTCAACACTTAAGTGTAAtcaagcagccacacacacacacacacacctactgtaTTCCATGGTTTATTTGCACAAAATACTACCAGTACAGTGCCGGCACACGCCTTTATGGGGCCCCCCAaatttattataatttcatTTGGGGGGCCCTTTCACCACCTACCAGGAGcctgtgcttgactattattgatacaaatgtaacactataaagTGCATTAATCATAGTTGTGTTAATTATTCTTAACCAgtgggcagtaaaatcacaaaggtGGCCTAGAATTAGAATTCTTTATTACCTAAGTCAAaatttcaatatctggcagttatttacaatttgtatagtgtattaaccatttaaaatgaagaaaaacaaaaggttttatttaaaaaaacacactagctatacacaaacaccagattttgcatgttaaatttggataaaacatatttaaagtaacatttgtttgagtatTTGTCGCGTAATTACAGTTAATGCAAAGTGGAAACGTGACGTCTGCGATAGGCCCGGTGTTACAGGTTTCAAGTGAAGGCTTTGCATTCACAATTTAGAAATCTAGATATATCTAATAGATATTTAGATTCCTTTAATATGTGATAAGTGATTTCTCTACACATTAATGGGTGTTCACTGGTGAtcactttaaaatcaaaatcctttggttttcatagccttaaaataagcctcttttttcttttttttaaaagaattacTGTTCTAATTCTAATATAATTGTTTAGATTTGTGGTtctgatgagtgtgtgtgtgtgtgtgtgtgtgaggatgagaTATGACTCTTTACTTGTGTAAAGGACACACTGTGTAATGGAGGATGACTCACGTCTTTGTTCATTGTTGCAACCACAGAGTCTCTGTCTTCACCACACAGCTTTGTTTAAAACATATCAGTCCTGTCAGCGCAGCCACAGAAATCTGCCATGTTTTAACATCCACataaagacgtgtgtgtgtgtgtgtgtgtgtgtgtcacagcgcTGGCGTCTCTTTATTATTAACGTGGGCAGAATGCAGTGTGACCAACATAATACAAACATGAAGACCGACTGCATTTAATGTCACGTCTTCTCTGCAAATAAACTCACCAAAATACAAACCCCTGGTATTGTTTGAGCTTATTTAATACAGGTTCATGAACCTGTCTTTACTGTGCCACTTTAGTGAGTACACCTGttctgctgaagttcaaactgagcatgaATGGATATGGTTGCTGGTACCAGATCTTCTTTAAAGATTTTActgcacaaccatctctagggtttacagagaaaggcccagaaaagtgaaaatataaaTGATAGATAGATGACACAAGGGATATAGATACAGTAAGATCATCTCTGAAttgaaaacacatattttagGAAATCTGACATTACAAAAAGcataataatgcaaaaaaaactttCACATATACCAGGATACCAGCAATAATCaaaaaatatattgaaaataataattgttttgtgttttttagatCATAAAATGAAGGCGCACCATGACAACACctggcaatttaagggttaaaaaaataatatttatttatatgtatggaCAGGACAGCTGTTGGtataaaacctaaaaaaaataaaactacagatGTATACTATTTGTATAGCTGTGTACTTTTATGTGTGTTAACGCAACTTTTTTGAAGGCACATCCAAGGGTTAATGGGTGCCcgctgtacctaataaagtggcaagtGAATGCATTGACTCACACAGTCCCCCCTTGTTTACATAACAAATACTTCTGTATGTGATTTATTAAAGGTTTGCTTGTAATAATTATGAGGCAATAATTTAAGTTtgtcaatgaaatgaaatttttAAACAAGCCCCCCCTCCACTATAAGGACAAATGGTGTATTCCAACACCACAAGAGGAGTTCATATACatacttgtgtatatatatatttactgtgtttttatgatgggAGGAATCAGTGAAGACAGTGGCTGCTCACAGCAGGAGAGAGTATGTGAGGAATGTTGTTGAGCAACTCCCTCCCGTGGTTTTTTACCCAGACATCAGTGGGGAAATATGACATAATCCAGCAGTGTTGActactttgtgttgtttttttcctgatcCTTGTCCTGGTTTGACATACATAGGAAGACGGAAATTTGAGAAATTTGGAAatagtttattttgtgacttctgcacaattatcgcaactttatatcactactaaaaatgcgatgtGAAatataagaagacgaaaaaccTCCACATTTcctaaagcctgaatatgtgacctgtaaacacacacacccaggatgtccatataaggagttgtcaAAGAGCAGCGATCATGATTTGACATCGGTTGAATaccaaacattttttattagtttttagtttatattttgttttgactgtttgtttttaaaatgagttcgTTTTAATTCGTTTTAAGAGCAGgtttttctagtttttattttttttgtaaatgaatatttgccaggtgcaagatgcaaaaaggtcataacAAGTATTGTGTTTCCTgaaaacccagcaaaagatgccattttataAGTGTATTAGGACAAACGAACGACCATCCCtgaaacaaatataataatCTACAAGAAAATAGACTGAAGttcaaaatgtgcatcatactgtagaggttggatgcagttagtgtgacttagatagatagatagatagatagatagatacatagatacatagatagatagatacctAGCATAGATAGCTATACCTAGCATAGATAGCTATAcctagcatagatagatagatagatacctAGCATAGATAGCTATACCTAGCATAGATAGCTATAcctagcatagat is a genomic window of Solea senegalensis isolate Sse05_10M linkage group LG7, IFAPA_SoseM_1, whole genome shotgun sequence containing:
- the LOC122772723 gene encoding immunoglobulin-like domain-containing receptor 2 isoform X1; amino-acid sequence: MFLSPKCWIFLVFLAGVLPPCCLGVNVFVRDERRYSVLFQSVVLPCQYTSVSTQTPVVQWVYKSYCRDRTRDSFSHYDNLGGGLGGGGGLTGATGGAGGGYETGMMGNYLDCSDNSRTVRTVASIAGSSITLSEYYKNRDISIINKADLRIGEVQWGDSGVYICKVVISDDLEGQNEASVELLVLGVSGVPEDLLPGFDLKIMPEWVFVTAVVLGSVLFLLLLGVCWCQCCPHSCCCYVSCWCCPDTCCCPRHLYEAGKGIKTGTTTPQTPAYPPYFVSGVPTMVPIAPPSLVDKMSSVPPSDGSILTAVPMHAVGVPYRVPSSQDQNSLRVLQYVEKQLAHFNPARSSNHQSCSLSELSSLHDGEPGFRQTYRNIQLKALPTIPDHNPQPEPQRYRENRSPEPQHYHNKVPSPQRHRDEHSSEPRRCQEEPPDSPLRRYSNDPPSSSQSRRLGRDQQKQNHIKEDNHNRWNPRSEHLQRKTYRTAGRSGSLEELEEFASCYKQRGGRGAGKEEEEHGDYEREFLEYSRYPSYRNGPSQHYYNDENGLDDNGDHEDHPRQSKKNERNISPLSSPQKRKGIRDSDHPAPPPLRVHPPSTSSQEKDYDGTFLNSLLDRKSKLRGVGQGKSGSRGEEDSDTPSKSSSKKSSGESSRHCSRSPSNRPEVDSLSPYPDTARSRTDRPTPRPLPANLCLSQPHAFSQTNGREETRDKSVKVNTLLSRDSLIV
- the LOC122772723 gene encoding immunoglobulin-like domain-containing receptor 2 isoform X3, encoding MFLSPKCWIFLVFLAGVLPPCCLGVNVFVRDERRYSVLFQSVVLPCQYTSVSTQTPVVQWVYKSYCRDRTRDSFSHYDNLGGGLGGGGGLTGATGGAGGGYETGMMGNYLDCSDNSRTVRTVASIAGSSITLSEYYKNRDISIINKADLRIGEVQWGDSGVYICKVVISDDLEGQNEASVELLVLGVSGVPEDLLPGFDLKIMPEWVFVTAVVLGSVLFLLLLGVCWCQCCPHSCCCYVSCWCCPDTCCCPRHLYEAGKGIKTGTTTPQTPAYPPYFVSGVPTMVPIAPPSLVDKMSSVPPSDGSILTAACSLSELSSLHDGEPGFRQTYRNIQLKALPTIPDHNPQPEPQRYRENRSPEPQHYHNKVPSPQRHRDEHSSEPRRCQEEPPDSPLRRYSNDPPSSSQSRRLGRDQQKQNHIKEDNHNRWNPRSEHLQRKTYRTAGRSGSLEELEEFASCYKQRGGRGAGKEEEEHGDYEREFLEYSRYPSYRNGPSQHYYNDENGLDDNGDHEDHPRQSKKNERNISPLSSPQKRKGIRDSDHPAPPPLRVHPPSTSSQEKDYDGTFLNSLLDRKSKLRGVGQGKSGSRGEEDSDTPSKSSSKKSSGESSRHCSRSPSNRPEVDSLSPYPDTARSRTDRPTPRPLPANLCLSQPHAFSQTNGREETRDKSVKVNTLLSRDSLIV
- the LOC122772723 gene encoding immunoglobulin-like domain-containing receptor 2 isoform X2 — encoded protein: MFLSPKCWIFLVFLAGVLPPCCLGVNVFVRDERRYSVLFQSVVLPCQYTSVSTQTPVVQWVYKSYCRDRTRDSFSHYDNLGGGLGGGGGLTGATGGAGGGYETGMMGNYLDCSDNSRTVRTVASIAGSSITLSEYYKNRDISIINKADLRIGEVQWGDSGVYICKVVISDDLEGQNEASVELLVLEWVFVTAVVLGSVLFLLLLGVCWCQCCPHSCCCYVSCWCCPDTCCCPRHLYEAGKGIKTGTTTPQTPAYPPYFVSGVPTMVPIAPPSLVDKMSSVPPSDGSILTAVPMHAVGVPYRVPSSQDQNSLRVLQYVEKQLAHFNPARSSNHQSCSLSELSSLHDGEPGFRQTYRNIQLKALPTIPDHNPQPEPQRYRENRSPEPQHYHNKVPSPQRHRDEHSSEPRRCQEEPPDSPLRRYSNDPPSSSQSRRLGRDQQKQNHIKEDNHNRWNPRSEHLQRKTYRTAGRSGSLEELEEFASCYKQRGGRGAGKEEEEHGDYEREFLEYSRYPSYRNGPSQHYYNDENGLDDNGDHEDHPRQSKKNERNISPLSSPQKRKGIRDSDHPAPPPLRVHPPSTSSQEKDYDGTFLNSLLDRKSKLRGVGQGKSGSRGEEDSDTPSKSSSKKSSGESSRHCSRSPSNRPEVDSLSPYPDTARSRTDRPTPRPLPANLCLSQPHAFSQTNGREETRDKSVKVNTLLSRDSLIV